In Bombina bombina isolate aBomBom1 chromosome 6, aBomBom1.pri, whole genome shotgun sequence, a single genomic region encodes these proteins:
- the LOC128665150 gene encoding pseudouridylate synthase 1 homolog, translating to MRKIPTVLMGSQCRRLVSLILLSKSYGISHQSAAKPEKGLTPEQLVHSEDTSCLGALSENIACSSPIPKKKFAILMAYCGLGYYGMQMNRSRPDLPTIESTLMSALVEAHCVPEMIEKRQLRFQRCARTDKGVSALGQVVSLRLLTSCTNPVEKINSSLPPEIRIIDIKRVTKGFSSKNMCDGRSYSYMVPTFALSKYAPSIPDSRFRLPRDDFHQVNSFLSFYKGTHNFHNFTTKTSSDDPSAWRHIFDISCSEPFVHHGIEFAYINVTGHSFMLYQIRKMVGLIIAVTKGVVTSDLIPQCVQIDKVNIPPAPGLGLVLESVYYERYNRRYGGDGVHQELKWEESLPFVASFREKKIIPVILNGELDNFSMTYWLDHIKKHNFIGFNTYRDLLCSHA from the exons ATGAGGAAAATTCCTACAGTGCTAATGGGCTCTCAGTGTCGACGACTGGTCTCTCTGATCTTGTTAAGTAAATCCTATGGGATTTCTCATCAG AGTGCAGCTAAACCAGAGAAGGGGTTGACACCTGAACAACTAGTGCATAGTGAAGATACAAGCTGCCTTGGTGCCCTTTCAGAGAATATTGCTTGTAGCAGCCCAATTCCAAAGAAGAAATTTGCAATATTAATGGCATATTGTGGTCTTGGCTATTATGGTATGCAG ATGAATCGAAGCAGACCAGATCTTCCAACTATAGAAAGTACATTGATGTCAGCACTAGTTGAGGCTCATTGTGTTCCAGAAATGATAGAAAAGAGGCAACTGCGGTTCCAGAGGTGTGCTCGTACAGATAAG GGGGTCTCTGCCTTAGGCCAAGTggtatctttgagacttctaacatcctGCACAAATCCAGTGGAGAAAATCAATTCAAGTCTTCCCCCTGAAATCCGTATAATAG ATATAAAAAGAGTAACGAAAGGATTCAGCTCCAAGAACATGTGTGATGGACGGTCATATTCCTACATGGTACCAACATTTGCTCTTTCTAAATATGCTCCATCCATCCCTGACTCTAGGTTTCGTTTGCCCCGGGATGACTTCCACCAAGTCAATAGTTTTCTCTCTTTCTACAAAGGAACTCATAATTTTCACAACTTTACCACAAAGACAAGTAGTGATGACCCCAGTGCTTGGAGACACATATTTGACATTTCCTGCTCTGAACCATTTGTTCATCATGGCATTGAGTTTGCTTACATTAATGTTACAGGACATAGTTTCATGCTGTACCAGATAAGAAAAATGGTCGGCCTGATCATAGCAGTAACCAAAGGTGTTGTTACTTCTGATCTTATTCCACAGTGTGTACAGATTGACAAGGTCAATATCCCTCCCGCACCTGGGCTTGGTTTGGTTCTTGAGAGTGTTTATTATGAAAGATATAACAGACGTTATGGTGGTGATGGAGTCCACCAGGAACTAAAATGGGAAGAAAGTTTACCTTTTGTGGCTTCCTTCCGAGAAAAGAAAATAATACCAGTTATCCTTAACGGTGAATTGGACAACTTTTCCATGACTTACTGGCTAGaccacattaaaaaacataattttattggaTTTAACACTTACAGAGACCTTTTATGCAGTCATGCTTAA